The genomic stretch TAGTCGGTAAAATTTCTACTTGGTTTGTAAGCTCAATTAGTGGAAAAGCTCTTGTTTGATTGGGAGAATAAACTAGTATAAAATCTTTCGATTCTCTTGTAATGAAGGTTCGTGGGCATAACCTATAAAAACTcaagttattattaaaaattttaagaaGATCTCTTCCGGACACAAGTAGACCAACTTTCGGCCGAACCTGTATAAATCTTAATGCCATGAGCTCTCTAACCATGAGCTCTCTATACCTTATCAATACTAACACTAATGAGTATTTTAAGTaagaaaatttttaaattaatcacGAGTTTTAAATACCACAATTTAACTCCACTTTTTTGTTTTAAGTCATTTGTTTAACAGAATCACATTTGTAGATTTGGATGAGCCCTGCTTTCTGTTTGCACAATCCCTATTACAATGCCTTAAGTTTCTTCCTACACTTTGTCtcctttgaaaataaaacaaaggtgTAGCTTTATTCACTCACACGTAGGTACTTATGCGTCCATATAGGACACAACCTTTCTTCCATCAGGATCGTTGATGTGTGTGTGTATAAAAATTAGTGGATATTTACACTATCTGGGATCTACTTTCTTGGAGGAGTAAGAAATAAACATGCATCACTTTTTAAATCGTGGAATTAGAGTTTGTGGATCTCGCTTTCGTCGGTCAAGACTTTGAATGGTTGAGGGACCTTCTGTTAGAAGTTCCATTGACTAAAGACAATGTTTCAAATGTGATGACACATAGTGATAGCCAAGCCACTTTAGTTAGAGCATTCAATGAAGTGTATAATGGAAAAGTATAAACACATATGACCTAGACATTagttcgtgagaaaattgattaacaaAGGAATCGTTTCACTCACCTATATACGAACGAGCTATAATTTGGCAGATCCATTTACTAAGCCACTGACCAGAaacttagtaaaaacaacctcgagaggtATAAGGTTGAAAGAATAAGAGTTCCAATAGCGGCGGAAACCTAATGTTACATTAACAAAACATTGACTtcaagattcaatgggtaacaacaagtcattGATTTGGATGTGTGTCGAACATGTTGTGATAATGTTGACCTTAAAAATGAGGgttgcatttttattttaaactcttaatgaagttcaaaaCCGAGGGTGAGTATCTCATGCAAAAGGATATAACTTGAACTCCACCTATGTGAGTTTCGAGATGGTGTcatctcaaagtgagagttggagttgctctcatgaaaaattcatgaaacatgatagcacatggccataaataagtgctaagcgAGATATGCAGAGGAAGATcccttaaagagtgtgtgtaaggtaACACCGATCTGATCATATGAATTAATGGTTTTAAAGCTTTGCTACCTAACATTCCGATTAAACTTTGTGTTGTCCTCACTAAGgttaatttttaaattgaaagaCACCTAACTCTACTAACACTCTTTATATCTCATTTTCtgaaaataaagtataaagaGTGTTAGTACAGTTAGGTATCCTTCGATTTAAACTTAAGTTCTATGtgttttagatgaagtgagataTGAAATTATAAGTAATTTAAAGTAGTATAGTATGAATAACAATGAGTATCTTAGTTATGTTTACTTCTCTCAAATCTTCACTTGAATTTCTTTGCTAAACCTTCTTCATCAAGCCTCATCATTGATATGCATGACACTTTTGATTCTTTTCTTCTTTAATAATCTTTGTATTCATAAAAAAACTAGATATAAGATGTATTCTTCACCAAAATCTTAAAAGaattacacaaaaaaaatattaaggaaCATAAAAAACCGCCTTCAACAAGACCGAACGAAGGCAATAAAAACATCCTCGTTAAGAGTAAGTTCAAAATACTCAATTTGTTATTGATTCAAACAGAGAATTAAGTTCTTcactcatttaaaaaaaaaaaagacagtaGCAAAATCTTATTAAGATGTTGTTTTAAAGAATTgaatatatcttttttttttttaagtcttTCACATTTACGGATGTTCTTGAAAAATTTACAATGATTAAGACTAAACAACAATATCTTTGTTaagattaatataatatttaaattaaataaaatttgttttaaaaataattttttaacataAAGTGAcactttataaattaaaaaaaatggtgTGCGAGGCCACATTATTATGTACTTAATTAATTCTATCTCACTCCCCATTTACTAGTTGACCTCAAGTTAATTTCAATAATGAAGTTTCCGTATATTTCCATCTTTTATCTCACTCATGAGTGTCAACACCAATTTCCAAACTTTATTCTAGCATATGCCCTAATACTTTTCCCTAGTTCTTTTGAAGTACTTCATCTTATAATAGAGACAACTTTTCTACCCATCATTAAAAATTAAGTAGTATACTTTCGATCGATCAGAAGATctcatttaattttaacatatttgattaattataaaatagtacaATAAAAAATGCCAAAGAGAATATATCTTTACTTTGCGGTTTGCACTTGTATCAACCCATGCTGCATTACCCAAAACCCATCACAATCTCCTTCACCAAGCTGATTAGTACATATCTTGTATACCTTGACAAttctgaaaaaaaataaaatctatgTCAGTATTCATATCCGAAATCGACACCAACATATATAATtacttttaattttgtttttgtgctaattatatctttgctttatcggttgtttatatttatattaactaagAGATAACTAAATGAGTTGTATACGCAAGTAATGGAGAAGTAAATGGGATAAGTAACTCAGGTTATCCCTTTTTTTATTATGGTTATGCTGCAAATAAATCACAGTTACATGGTAATCCAAACGTGGGATTGTTCTTCTTGAAAAAGGACTTGCATCATGGTACAAAATTCAACATGCAATTCACAAAGATCTCAATATATGGAGCAGCATTCTTGTCTCATGAAGCTGCTAGTTCCATACCCTTTTCATCAAACAACATGGGAAACATCCTTAACCTCTTTTCCATCAAGCAAGGACCATACGACTCCGAATTTGTGAAAAACACCATTAATGTATGTGAAATGCCTGCCATCAAAGGCGAGGAAAAGCTTTGTGTAACATCATTGGAATCTATGGCTGATAAAAGTTCGGATAATTTATTCTATAACGCATATTTTCTCCCTGCATAGCATAGAGCATACGTATTTACTATAGGAATTGGGATTCCTCACTATTACATTACCTTTCTAGACATAAGAAATGGTCATCTCTTGTTTCAGATtgcaatttgaattttttttttctagttCCATATTGTAAGTATACAGCCTGAACTTCCTTCAGAAGTCTTGCTTGCAAATCCAAATTCATCAGATCCCAATATACATTCACATAGTCTTTAATCCACGACAAATAATTTGGTTTCATGGATACATAGAAAGTCAAGATTTATTTTCTCTATTAATTAGGATACTTCTTTCCTTTTTGTTATTCCACCAAGCCCTCTAACATTATAACTAGATAGACTCCATACGCCAATCTCGCTTACTGACCTTTTGAACATAACATTGACCAAAAATCCCATATTACTTGCTCAATTACTTTGTCCTCATTATGCAATTActgacctttttttttttataaaatcttctCCTTTCTTACCATGTCTCGAGACTCATCATTACGCGCCATTAAAATTATGAAATCATTTTTCAAAGCGAAATCACTTTTCGAGAGGTACACATAACACATCTATTTCGTCTTctatttcatcttcatctttgagCACTGCTTCCCAGAGATACTGATCTTCAAACCACACTTTTCAATATGATCTTTCGACTTCATCCGCGCCGTCTTTGTTTTTGCCATTGATTATGGGATTATCAATATGAACAGAATAAGTCTTCTTTCATTAATTTGATATTGAAGATTCTTCCTTTAATTTTCGTTTTAATCACCTTGTTAACACATTCAATGGTAGATGTTTTTAGTAAAACTCTAACACTCTCCAACCTTTTCTTGTTTTTAGATGCAAAATCGATGTTTATCAAAGTCCCACAAGTAATGCATACTACAGTGTTATATTTGTAATGGAAAGAACTTTGCAGCCCCTTAAGGGGCGACCGCCATATGTTGCCTTCCATAAGGAATTTCCTCACCCCAAGTACCTTTCACTCGTCCAGTTATGTGAAACATGGGAAAAATATGTTTCTTGGGTAAGGGTCAATAGTTGATCCACCCTACAGGGCCTCTGGCCATTGCAAGAAAACTCTAATTGTTATGAACTTATTAAAGTCTCTAAGTATCCCCTACTCGTGTAGGGATACCGCACACACATTTATTCTGAAACATAGTCAACGACGATTAATCCAAATTATACAACCATGACacacatatttaatttttcttgttatttaatttattatgtgttttaattgaattaatacaCAAATTACATAAATTATACAACTATCTGATACAAGGATTCGTAAGCAGCTCTAATACCTCTGAAGGGAAATCACGATACAAGGCGTAGTGAAAAACAAAAATTTTCCTTTAGTTGATCCTTACGAATGAGCATAAAAATATTGGATTTTGAGAGCATTCTCGTGTTAagagaagaatttttttatagGTGGGGCCTAATTGTAAATTTTCCAAAGATTAGATTTTTCTCTTGAGTAAATCATTCTTCCTTAGAAAGTGATTGTTTTGGTTGGGAGTTAATTATTTGTTTTGGTATGGGGCCTAATTAGATTTTTCTATATTTGTTCTAGGGGGATTACTATAATTATTTGTTTGGTTTGTGAGATACGCCATTGTAAAAAATCTCTCTTTTGATTTTGTGAAGAATAACCAGTGAAAAATCTTCACAATGGGTCTCGAGCTTAGCCAGGTCAAAAGCTTTATTAGTTCGAGATCAACCTGGTGTAAAATCTCACTAGGTTTTTGAGTTCAACTCTATTCAAAGCTTAGTAGGTTCGAGATCAGCTCGATAAAAATCTCGATTTGATTCATGGTTATCCCGTATAAAACCTCAGTTCGGTTCAGAGGATAGCCAACTCAAATTTCAAACTTGGTTAGAGATTAGCCTGTGCGAAATCTCCCTTTGAATTAGAGACTAATCGCTCAAAGCTTTGTTCGTtgtttggtttggagactaaCCGCTTCAAGCCTTAATTTATTATTTGGTTAGAAGTTAGAATGAAACATCATTTATATGTATAAGGGGATTTATGGTATTAACCTTCGAAAAGTTCTCGAGCAATAAcggatactctcaagatcaattctcAGGGAGAGAAGTAAACCTGATTGAAACCAACACTATAACCCTTGATGATGTCCATACTCTCCCTCTCTTCTCGAGAAAGATATGACAGACTAAAAGTAAGATCCAACTTCCCTTGACCATAGATGTCATGACTCTATTATCTAGAAAATTTAGGATCATATACAACATTGGGAGACCTCTCTCCAATGTCACGTAGATTGGATAGGGAATCAATTATAACATGATTTACCACCCTAAAATGAAGTTTAAAATCCTTCAAGAAATCAATAAATGGCTTGAATATTCCCAAAGACTATTTCAAATGTACCAaacgaaaaggaaaagaaaataccTCCCAACAAACATGAAATACGTGAAAGAAAATCTTAACAAAAGCATCCAAATATCCACACACCTATTTAAAAAATCTAAAtacatttattttctttcttcaatcAATTACTAATTTAAGTGTTtagagtgttttttttttaaaatagtacccattttttcttctttctcgaTGTCTAACCTAAccggaaaaaaaaaacaatcggCCAGAAAACTCATTCGACATACTAATTTTATTTAGATTTCTATAATGTTGGAATATTTTGAGCTAGAAATATACTTATTTTACAAAATTTAAAGACCACCATATTGTCCCCCAAACATAAATAAcctaagaccatctccaatggtgcaacccatttttgagttttttatgggtcccaccagccatatcatctcaaagtaatttatttaatatttattttattggtgtaattcatatgggtcccacaactttaacttataaattaatttgattgggtaccacaattttttagtagttgcattgcaatgcaactctactatgacatggcaaattgattcaatattttattattggggacaacttctctacccatcacaaaaagttgggtagtgtacattccaccaatcaTATGATGCCATTTAATTTtgacataattaattatttattaaatattacaatTGATTGTTGTTTTCAAGGCATTTTACACaagaggtaaccttacccaactttttaagttgggtagataagaattcacctttattattatattaatgtctAGTTGGAGAACTCATTGAAAAGTACTACCATTGGAGATGCCCATTAATGTCTAGTTAGAGAACTCATGAATCAAATGACCATATATATGCCCATTTATTATTCTTAAAATTAACTCCACCCATTATCATTAGTTTTCCCTtatattatatgatttttgaTTAACAACAATACTTATTTTACATAATTTGCTCGAACTGTTCCCACAAAACAATTGAGATTATGAATAAGTTATGTACTACCAGTTTCCTGCTGTGAAAATGACTAGCAACTGTCATTATGCCTCAAATAAATTGAGTAGTTGATTGTTATTAGATGCAACatgaaaaaagaaaagtcaaCAATTTACTCTATCCTTTTATAACCTTGAGAGTAGTGTCACTTTGTACGTGTATATGTAAAGCCACGTGTCTACATATACATTTATTTGTCTGTATATGCATTTGATCATTCATTCATAAGCCCCATGCTCCTAAGAAAAAATCTAAGAAAAATTGCTTTCACAAACAGCAACTGTCAAAATACTAATGGCATTTAATGTGGGCATACCACCAGCAGTTGAAGTTATTAAATGTGTGCCTAAATTGGTGGTAAGTTGCAATCCAACCATACAACCGACCTTATTATCTTGAAACTATTTGGCCTCCATTCTTAAACTTGGGCCATCTATAAAAATGTGTGAGACCATCTAGGTATCATCATTCTATCTTGCATTCAGTTCATCTACTTCTCAATCTAGCTCTACTTTCACTTACAATTTCATTGGAGCTTTAAGATCATTTCCACCATGGAGTTTCCTCATTTGTCCATCTTTATAGCACTCAGTGTAAGCAACACTTTCCCAACTATCTTATAGCATCTGCTTAATATTTTTCTcactttattttttaacttttagttctttttattatttcattttcatCTCATAAACCCTAATATATGATGTGTATATATACATATGTTGTATTGCAGCTTACACTTGTTGTATCAACCAATGCTGTATTACCTCCTCAATTGTACTGGAAGTCCAAACTTCCCACTACTCAAATGCCAAAAGCCATCACAGATCTCCTCAACCCAACTggttagtataatttttttttttttttatataacacGAGTTCGAATCTTGACTGAAAAAATCGTTATCGAACTTTATTAATTATCTGATATGGCCTGTGAATATTATGATGAATCTACACACTCACTATATATGAATATGCAGATTGGACAGAAGAGAAAGGCACATCAGTAGCTGTAGGAAAAGGTGGTGTCAATGTTGATGCAGCAAAACCAAAACCAGGAGGTACCGCGGTTAACGTAGGGAAAGGTGGAGTCCATGTTAATACAGGAAAAGGAAAACCTTCAGGTGGAACAGCGGTTAACGTTGGAAAAGGTGGTGTCAATGTTAACACGGGAAAAGGAAGAGGAAAACCAGTTCATGTTTCAGTTGGAAAACGTTCTCCATTTTTATACAATTATGCTGCAACAGCAACACAGTTAAATGATAAACCAAATGTAGCACTTTTCTTCTTAGAAAAGAGTTTGCACTATGGAACAAAGTTGAACTTGCAATTCACGAAAACAACCTCAAACAACGAAGCAAAGTTCTTAACTAAAGAAGTATCTGATTCCATCCCCTTTTCATCAAACCAAGTGGAAAGCATCCTTAATAAGTTCTCCATCAAGAAAGGCTCAGAGGAAGCTGAAACTGTGAAGAACACGATAAGCGAGTGCGAAGAAAACAGCATCAGAGGAGAAGAAAAGCTTTGTGTAAAATCATTGGAATCTATGGTTGATTTCACTACTTCGAAACTTGGAAACAATGTTGAAGCTGTTTCAACAGAAGTGAAAAAAGAAAGTAGTGAGTTACAGCAATATGTAATAGCTAAAGGAGTGAAGAGATTGGGAGAGAAGAACCAAGCTGTTGTGTGCCACAAAGAGAATTATCCATATGCAGTTTTTTACTGTCATAAAACAGACACAACAAAAGTTTATTCAGTGCCATTGGAAGGTGTTGATGGAAATAGAGTTAATGCTATTGCTGTTTGTCACACTGATACCTCACAGTGGAATCCTAAACATTTGGCATTTCAAGTGCTTAATGTTCAACCTGGAACTGTTCCTGTTTGTCACTTCCTTCCACAGGATCATGTTGTTTGGGTTTCCAAGTGATTATAAGACAAACAGTTTCATCACTTAATATCCATATAGGGTTATCTTTGAATAATGAATTACACAATATAGCAGCTACTTTAAAGTTTAAATTATGAGAGATGTATTATACAAGCAGTGTTTAATTATGTTATATGGTAACAAGTTTGTGTATGTCCATGTTTGTGCTTATTATGCTTAGCACTATGTATGCTCTAAATGGAATACAATATGCAATGAAGAGGCTTCTCT from Vicia villosa cultivar HV-30 ecotype Madison, WI linkage group LG4, Vvil1.0, whole genome shotgun sequence encodes the following:
- the LOC131600422 gene encoding BURP domain protein RD22-like, whose product is MEFPHLSIFIALSLTLVVSTNAVLPPQLYWKSKLPTTQMPKAITDLLNPTDWTEEKGTSVAVGKGGVNVDAAKPKPGGTAVNVGKGGVHVNTGKGKPSGGTAVNVGKGGVNVNTGKGRGKPVHVSVGKRSPFLYNYAATATQLNDKPNVALFFLEKSLHYGTKLNLQFTKTTSNNEAKFLTKEVSDSIPFSSNQVESILNKFSIKKGSEEAETVKNTISECEENSIRGEEKLCVKSLESMVDFTTSKLGNNVEAVSTEVKKESSELQQYVIAKGVKRLGEKNQAVVCHKENYPYAVFYCHKTDTTKVYSVPLEGVDGNRVNAIAVCHTDTSQWNPKHLAFQVLNVQPGTVPVCHFLPQDHVVWVSK